The following coding sequences lie in one Nonomuraea muscovyensis genomic window:
- a CDS encoding class F sortase, which translates to MAPQYPHGGTPGDQGGRALRLVLVLAAVAGVVTVVAGLLIVLGSPEEYGLASRRDALAVDAQPDGRATGQPEQAMFQAAPTVPPPLPQIDPAPAMLPSTPVRIVIKKLGINAPIKSVGLAKDGTIQVPPPNDPNLTGWYRHMSTPGEAGPAVLLGHKDTRTRSAVFTRLHEIRHGDQIEVKRQDGTTAVFTVGGVEQASKKTFPTQRVYGQQANAQLHLITCGGTYDRTIGHYTDNIIVYATMTGSYRS; encoded by the coding sequence GTGGCGCCTCAGTATCCCCACGGAGGCACGCCCGGTGACCAGGGTGGCAGGGCGCTCCGGCTGGTGCTGGTCCTGGCGGCCGTCGCCGGCGTGGTGACCGTGGTGGCCGGGCTGCTGATCGTGCTCGGCTCGCCCGAGGAGTACGGGCTGGCCTCGCGGCGCGACGCCCTGGCGGTGGACGCGCAGCCCGACGGGCGGGCGACGGGGCAGCCGGAGCAGGCCATGTTCCAGGCGGCCCCCACGGTGCCGCCGCCGCTGCCGCAGATCGACCCGGCGCCGGCGATGCTGCCCTCCACCCCGGTACGCATCGTGATCAAGAAGCTGGGCATCAACGCGCCGATCAAGTCGGTGGGGCTGGCCAAGGACGGCACGATCCAGGTGCCGCCGCCGAACGACCCCAACCTCACCGGCTGGTACCGCCACATGTCCACCCCGGGCGAGGCCGGCCCGGCGGTGCTGCTGGGGCACAAGGACACCCGGACACGCAGCGCCGTCTTCACCCGCCTGCACGAGATCCGCCACGGCGACCAGATCGAGGTCAAGCGCCAGGACGGGACGACGGCGGTGTTCACCGTCGGAGGCGTGGAGCAGGCGAGCAAGAAGACCTTCCCCACCCAGCGCGTCTACGGGCAGCAGGCCAACGCCCAGTTGCACCTCATCACGTGCGGTGGCACGTACGACCGCACGATCGGTCACTACACCGATAACATCATCGTCTACGCGACGATGACGGGCTCCTATCGAAGCTGA
- a CDS encoding acetyl-CoA C-acetyltransferase — protein MAEAYIVGAVRTPVGKKKGGLSAVHPTDLAAHTLKELIDRTGVDPAAVEDVIMGCVMQFGPQSMDIARNAWLSAGLPETTAGVTIDRQCGSSQQSIHFAAQGVLSGTQDLVVAAGVESMSIVPMGSSITAALEKGLPFPFGDKWVERYGKQEISQFRGAELMCQKWGLTRDELERYAFESHQRAAKAVANGYFKDQITPVNGVEDDEGPRPDTTLEKMAGLKTLKEDGQITAATSSQISDGSGAVLIASERAVREHGLTPRARIHQLALMGDDPVYMLTAPIPATRRALEKAGLAMDDIDVTEINEAFAPVPMAWIKELGADPARVNPNGGAIALGHPLGATGAILMTKLLHELERTGGRYGLQTMCEGGGQANVTIIERL, from the coding sequence GTGGCAGAGGCGTACATCGTCGGGGCGGTCCGCACCCCGGTCGGCAAGAAGAAGGGCGGCCTGTCGGCCGTCCACCCCACTGATCTGGCCGCCCACACGCTCAAGGAGCTGATCGACCGCACCGGCGTCGACCCCGCGGCGGTCGAGGACGTCATCATGGGCTGCGTCATGCAGTTCGGCCCCCAGAGCATGGACATCGCGCGCAACGCGTGGCTGTCGGCGGGCCTGCCGGAGACGACCGCGGGCGTCACGATCGACCGGCAGTGCGGCTCCTCGCAGCAGTCGATCCACTTCGCGGCGCAGGGCGTCCTGTCCGGCACCCAGGACCTCGTCGTGGCGGCCGGCGTCGAGTCGATGAGCATCGTGCCCATGGGCTCGTCGATCACCGCCGCCCTGGAGAAGGGCCTGCCGTTCCCGTTCGGCGACAAGTGGGTCGAACGGTACGGCAAGCAGGAGATCTCCCAGTTCCGCGGCGCGGAGCTGATGTGCCAGAAGTGGGGCCTGACGCGCGACGAGCTGGAGCGCTACGCGTTCGAGTCGCACCAGCGCGCCGCCAAGGCCGTCGCGAACGGCTACTTCAAGGACCAGATCACGCCCGTGAACGGCGTCGAGGACGACGAGGGCCCGCGCCCCGACACGACGCTGGAGAAGATGGCCGGGCTCAAGACCCTCAAGGAGGACGGCCAGATCACCGCGGCCACGTCCTCGCAGATCTCCGACGGCTCGGGCGCCGTGCTGATCGCCTCCGAGCGGGCGGTGCGCGAGCACGGCCTGACCCCGCGCGCCCGGATCCACCAGCTCGCCCTCATGGGCGACGACCCGGTGTACATGCTGACGGCGCCGATCCCGGCCACGCGCAGGGCCCTGGAGAAGGCGGGCCTGGCGATGGACGACATCGACGTGACGGAGATCAACGAGGCGTTCGCCCCGGTGCCGATGGCGTGGATCAAGGAGCTGGGCGCCGACCCGGCCCGGGTCAACCCCAACGGCGGCGCCATCGCCCTCGGCCACCCGCTGGGCGCCACCGGCGCGATCCTCATGACGAAGCTGCTGCACGAGCTGGAGCGCACCGGCGGGCGTTACGGCCTGCAGACGATGTGCGAGGGCGGCGGTCAGGCGAACGTCACCATCATCGAGCGGCTCTGA
- a CDS encoding RNA 2'-phosphotransferase produces MDDQRLVRVSKYLSRHLRHDPGRIGVELDPHGWVEVDTLLAAAAAHGFALTRRELELAVAGNDKQRFTLEDGRIRANQGHSVPVDLDLPVAVPPPYLYHGTVARHLAAIRAEGLRPMRRHHVHLSPDRATATRVGARRGRPVVLAVDAGTMHAAGHAFRVSVNGVWLVDAVPVAHLRFPG; encoded by the coding sequence ATGGACGATCAGCGACTGGTGCGCGTCTCGAAGTACCTGTCCAGACACCTGCGGCACGATCCCGGCCGCATCGGCGTCGAGCTCGACCCGCACGGCTGGGTCGAGGTCGACACGCTGCTGGCGGCCGCGGCCGCGCACGGGTTCGCCCTCACGCGGCGCGAGCTGGAGCTGGCCGTGGCCGGCAACGACAAGCAGCGGTTCACGCTGGAGGACGGCCGGATCCGTGCGAACCAGGGCCATTCGGTGCCGGTCGACCTCGACCTGCCGGTGGCCGTGCCGCCGCCGTACCTCTACCACGGCACCGTGGCCCGGCACCTGGCCGCGATCCGCGCCGAGGGGCTCCGGCCGATGCGGCGCCATCACGTGCACCTCTCGCCCGACCGCGCGACGGCCACCCGGGTCGGGGCGCGCCGGGGACGGCCGGTCGTGCTGGCGGTGGACGCGGGGACGATGCACGCCGCCGGGCACGCGTTCCGGGTCAGCGTCAACGGGGTGTGGCTGGTGGACGCCGTGCCGGTGGCCCATCTCCGCTTCCCCGGCTAG
- a CDS encoding Lrp/AsnC family transcriptional regulator, which produces MDELDSEIVRLLQTDARQSNRELARRLGIAPSTCLERVRALTRRGVIRGYHADIDPAALNRSVQALVSVQVRPLSRAVIDTFKQSAAELPEVLSVFVLAGGDDFLLHVAVQDLDHLHAFLLDRLSKRREIAGFRTSVIFQQVHNTAPARLPDPED; this is translated from the coding sequence ATGGATGAACTTGATTCGGAGATCGTCCGGCTTCTCCAAACGGATGCCCGGCAGTCCAACCGCGAGCTGGCCCGCAGGCTGGGCATCGCCCCCTCGACCTGCCTCGAACGCGTCCGCGCCCTCACCCGGCGCGGGGTGATCCGCGGCTACCACGCCGACATCGACCCGGCGGCGCTGAACCGGAGCGTCCAGGCCCTCGTCTCGGTGCAGGTCCGGCCGCTCAGCCGGGCCGTCATCGACACGTTCAAACAGTCGGCGGCCGAGCTGCCCGAGGTGCTGAGCGTGTTCGTCCTGGCGGGCGGCGACGACTTCCTGCTGCACGTCGCGGTCCAGGACCTCGACCACCTGCACGCCTTCCTGCTGGACCGGCTGAGCAAGCGCCGCGAGATCGCCGGCTTCCGCACCTCGGTCATCTTCCAGCAGGTCCACAACACCGCCCCGGCCCGCCTGCCCGACCCGGAGGACTAG